From a single Kitasatospora sp. NBC_00458 genomic region:
- a CDS encoding HAD domain-containing protein: protein MPKPLLFLDVDGVLNPVCPAPEADFDAHTLLGYTVLLSARHGSWLRELAGSYELVWATTWEEHANTHIAPAVGLPDLPVVRFTGYTPQPGDPRVPLMELFSARKWAPLLRYAAGRPFAWVDDLIPGRLVRNALWRRDRVLLPIDPGQGLERRHVDRLLARPPRPGALRLPTARPGAG, encoded by the coding sequence ATGCCGAAGCCACTGCTGTTCCTGGACGTCGACGGAGTGCTCAACCCGGTCTGTCCCGCCCCGGAGGCCGACTTCGACGCGCACACCCTGCTCGGCTACACGGTGCTGCTCTCCGCCCGGCACGGCAGCTGGCTGCGCGAACTGGCCGGCAGCTACGAACTGGTGTGGGCCACCACGTGGGAGGAGCACGCCAACACCCACATCGCCCCGGCGGTCGGCCTGCCGGACCTGCCGGTGGTCCGCTTCACCGGCTACACGCCGCAACCCGGCGACCCGCGCGTCCCGCTGATGGAGCTGTTCTCCGCCCGCAAGTGGGCCCCGCTGCTGCGCTACGCGGCCGGCCGGCCGTTCGCCTGGGTCGACGACCTCATCCCGGGCCGGCTGGTCCGCAACGCGCTCTGGCGCCGTGACCGCGTGCTGCTGCCGATCGACCCGGGCCAGGGCCTCGAACGCCGCCACGTGGACCGGCTGCTGGCCCGGCCGCCGCGTCCCGGCGCCCTGCGCCTGCCGACCGCCCGCCCCGGGGCCGGCTGA
- a CDS encoding sugar porter family MFS transporter, translated as MSSTQTHPASGEAHLGHVVFISAAAAMGGFLFGYDSAVINGAVTGIQKHFGVGNGETAFVVAIALLGSAAGAVAAGRLADHLGRVRTMLLAAVLFAVSGVGSMFPPSIEVLATWRVVGGVAIGIASVIAPTYIAEVAPTAYRGRLASFQQLAIVLGITVSQLANWALNQAAGGESTGHLGGIQAWQWMLGVETIPALVYGLMALAIPESPRYLIADHREEQARKVLREVEGDAVDLDARVAEIRAVLESSHKPRLKDLLGGRFGLLPIVWIGIGASVFQQFVGINVIFYYSSFLWQSVGINESNSLLISLSTSIVNVVGTVVAIALVDRIGRKPLALAGSAGMAVALGTAAWAFSFRQGTGDSATLDDTHATVALVAAHVFVFCFAFSWGVVVWVLLGEMFPNRIRALALSVAASAQWIANWAITVSFPDLADWNLSATYVIYAVFALLSIPFVAFCIKETKGRALEEMG; from the coding sequence GTGTCCAGTACCCAGACCCATCCGGCCTCCGGTGAGGCCCACCTCGGACACGTCGTCTTCATCTCCGCGGCCGCCGCGATGGGCGGCTTCCTGTTCGGCTACGACAGCGCGGTCATCAACGGCGCGGTGACGGGCATCCAGAAGCACTTCGGGGTGGGCAACGGCGAGACCGCCTTCGTGGTGGCCATCGCCCTGCTCGGCTCCGCGGCCGGCGCGGTGGCCGCCGGGCGGCTGGCCGACCACCTCGGCCGGGTCCGCACCATGCTGCTGGCCGCCGTCCTCTTCGCGGTCAGCGGCGTCGGCTCGATGTTCCCGCCGAGCATCGAGGTGCTGGCCACCTGGCGGGTGGTCGGCGGTGTGGCGATCGGCATCGCCTCGGTCATCGCACCGACCTACATCGCCGAGGTCGCCCCGACCGCCTACCGCGGCCGGCTGGCATCCTTCCAGCAGCTGGCGATCGTGCTCGGCATCACCGTCTCCCAGCTGGCCAACTGGGCGCTCAACCAGGCGGCCGGCGGCGAGTCCACCGGCCACCTGGGCGGCATCCAGGCCTGGCAGTGGATGCTCGGTGTGGAGACCATCCCGGCCCTCGTCTACGGGCTGATGGCGCTGGCCATCCCGGAGTCCCCGCGCTACCTGATCGCCGACCACCGCGAGGAGCAGGCCCGCAAGGTGCTGCGCGAGGTCGAGGGCGACGCCGTCGACCTCGACGCCCGGGTCGCGGAGATCCGCGCGGTGCTGGAGTCCAGCCACAAGCCGCGGCTGAAGGACCTGCTGGGCGGCCGGTTCGGGCTGCTGCCGATCGTCTGGATCGGCATCGGCGCCTCCGTCTTCCAGCAGTTCGTCGGCATCAACGTGATCTTCTACTACTCCTCCTTCCTCTGGCAGTCGGTCGGCATCAACGAGTCCAACTCGCTGCTGATCAGCCTCTCCACCTCGATCGTCAACGTCGTCGGCACGGTGGTCGCGATCGCCCTGGTCGACCGGATCGGCCGCAAGCCGCTCGCCCTGGCGGGCTCCGCCGGCATGGCCGTGGCGCTGGGCACCGCCGCCTGGGCGTTCTCCTTCCGGCAGGGCACCGGCGACAGCGCCACCCTGGACGACACCCACGCCACGGTCGCCCTCGTCGCCGCCCACGTCTTCGTGTTCTGCTTCGCCTTCTCCTGGGGCGTGGTGGTCTGGGTGCTGCTCGGCGAGATGTTCCCGAACCGGATCCGCGCGCTCGCCCTGTCCGTCGCCGCCTCCGCCCAGTGGATCGCCAACTGGGCGATCACCGTCAGCTTCCCCGACCTCGCCGACTGGAACCTGTCGGCGACGTACGTCATCTACGCGGTCTTCGCCCTGCTCTCCATCCCGTTCGTGGCCTTCTGCATCAAGGAGACCAAGGGCCGCGCCCTGGAGGAGATGGGCTGA
- a CDS encoding MFS transporter has translation MQSQPPPAPHRRFAWASRNFRIQTAATVIGGLGNAGAPIATAFAVLEGGGSTAEVGYVTAARLLPTVLLLVLGGAVADRLPRHHVMVGANLFSAVAQAGLAAVVLAGNAPLWQLMLLSAGGGAGYAFYSPASGGMVLESVAPEHAARAFSVYRMGLNAAQIGGAALGGALTAAVGPGWVLALDSGCFLIAAALRFLLETVPPAAPAAGGGMLRDLREGWQEFASRRWLWVIVLQFSVLVACISAVEAVYGPIVAKERLGGARDWGLAMAAYGVGLVATGVLMARWQPRRILLVGNWGVFLFGAPAPALALSAPLPVLAAAMFLSGVGVTVFGVNWMIALQQEIPAEAFSRVAAYDELGSLSLAPLGTALAGPAAVVLGLSGALWACAVLCLLLSAAVLLEPQVRRLSRRPAGAGAESGADDAADGPAAPRTEPAPTR, from the coding sequence GTGCAGAGCCAACCCCCACCCGCGCCACACCGCCGGTTCGCCTGGGCGAGCCGCAACTTCAGGATCCAGACCGCCGCCACCGTGATCGGCGGTCTCGGCAACGCCGGAGCCCCCATCGCCACCGCGTTCGCGGTCCTGGAGGGCGGCGGCTCCACCGCCGAGGTCGGCTACGTCACCGCCGCCCGGCTGCTGCCCACCGTGCTGCTGCTGGTGCTGGGGGGCGCCGTCGCGGACCGGCTGCCGCGCCACCACGTCATGGTCGGCGCCAACCTCTTCAGCGCCGTCGCGCAGGCGGGCCTCGCCGCGGTCGTGCTGGCCGGGAACGCCCCGCTCTGGCAGCTCATGCTGCTCTCCGCCGGCGGCGGCGCCGGTTACGCGTTCTACTCCCCCGCCTCCGGGGGCATGGTCCTGGAGAGCGTCGCGCCGGAACACGCCGCCCGCGCCTTCTCGGTGTACCGGATGGGCCTCAACGCCGCCCAGATCGGCGGCGCCGCGCTCGGCGGCGCGCTGACCGCCGCGGTCGGTCCCGGCTGGGTGCTCGCCCTGGACTCCGGCTGCTTCCTCATCGCCGCGGCGCTGCGGTTCCTCCTGGAGACGGTGCCGCCCGCCGCTCCGGCCGCGGGCGGCGGGATGCTGCGCGACCTGCGCGAGGGCTGGCAGGAGTTCGCCTCCCGCCGCTGGCTCTGGGTGATCGTGCTCCAGTTCTCGGTCCTGGTCGCCTGCATCAGCGCGGTGGAGGCGGTGTACGGGCCGATCGTCGCGAAGGAGCGGCTCGGAGGGGCCCGCGACTGGGGGCTCGCGATGGCGGCCTACGGCGTCGGCCTGGTCGCCACCGGCGTGCTGATGGCGCGCTGGCAGCCGCGCCGGATCCTGCTGGTCGGCAACTGGGGCGTCTTCCTGTTCGGCGCGCCCGCTCCGGCCCTGGCGCTGTCCGCCCCGCTGCCGGTGCTGGCGGCGGCGATGTTCCTCTCCGGCGTCGGGGTCACCGTCTTCGGGGTCAACTGGATGATCGCGCTCCAGCAGGAGATCCCGGCCGAGGCGTTCTCCCGGGTCGCCGCCTACGACGAGCTCGGCTCGCTCTCGCTGGCGCCGCTCGGCACGGCGCTGGCCGGGCCCGCCGCCGTCGTGCTCGGCCTCTCCGGCGCGCTCTGGGCCTGCGCCGTGCTCTGCCTCCTCCTCAGCGCCGCGGTGCTGCTGGAGCCCCAGGTCCGCCGGCTCTCCAGGCGTCCGGCCGGTGCCGGCGCCGAGAGCGGTGCCGACGACGCCGCGGACGGCCCGGCCGCACCGCGCACGGAACCCGCCCCCACCCGCTGA
- a CDS encoding CPBP family intramembrane glutamic endopeptidase, with product MTTVPTEPETAKPTRRLLGVELLTVLGLSLGASGIGALISFAGSLTEPLNLGRQVATLNGSRAPGRPWLDLLWQLYYVGRGLMPVVLVGYLLVREGVALRVLGFDLGQKLRDLGRGTAVAAAIGGSGLVLYLASQAAGYNLTVAPSGLPDVWWRIPVLVASAWQNAILEEVVVLGYLLRRLGQLGWSWPAAVAASSLLRGSYHLYQGVGGLVGNIVMGVVFCLLYRRWGRVMPLVVAHALIDTVAFVGYALLAGHVSWLPTG from the coding sequence GTGACCACCGTCCCGACCGAACCGGAGACCGCGAAGCCCACCCGCCGGCTGCTCGGGGTCGAGCTGCTGACCGTCCTCGGCCTCTCGCTCGGGGCCAGCGGCATCGGTGCGCTGATCAGCTTCGCGGGTTCGCTCACCGAACCGCTCAACCTGGGCCGGCAGGTCGCCACGCTGAACGGCTCGCGCGCCCCCGGCCGGCCCTGGCTGGACCTGCTCTGGCAGCTGTACTACGTCGGCCGCGGTCTGATGCCGGTCGTGCTGGTGGGCTACCTGCTGGTCCGCGAGGGCGTGGCGCTGCGGGTGCTCGGCTTCGACCTCGGGCAGAAGCTGCGCGACCTCGGCCGGGGTACGGCGGTCGCGGCCGCGATCGGCGGTTCGGGACTGGTGCTGTACCTCGCCTCGCAGGCGGCCGGCTACAACCTGACGGTCGCGCCGTCCGGGCTGCCGGACGTGTGGTGGCGGATCCCGGTGCTGGTCGCCTCGGCCTGGCAGAACGCGATCCTGGAGGAGGTCGTCGTCCTCGGCTACCTGCTGCGCCGGCTGGGGCAGCTGGGCTGGTCGTGGCCGGCGGCGGTGGCGGCGAGTTCGCTGCTGCGCGGCTCCTACCACCTGTACCAGGGGGTCGGCGGGCTGGTCGGCAACATCGTGATGGGGGTGGTGTTCTGCCTGCTGTACCGGCGGTGGGGGCGGGTGATGCCGCTGGTGGTGGCGCACGCGCTGATCGACACGGTGGCCTTCGTCGGGTACGCGCTGCTGGCCGGTCACGTGAGCTGGCTGCCGACCGGGTGA
- a CDS encoding NAD(P)/FAD-dependent oxidoreductase: protein MERPRILIVGGGFAGLECARRLERKLSPSEAEISLVTPFSYQLYLPLLPHVAAGVLTPQSVAVSLRRTLRRTHIVPGGAIGVDPGSKVCVVRKITDEVVALKYDYLVLAPGSVTRTFDIPGLTDYARGMKTLAEATYVRDHVIAQLDLASATVDQRERESRLQFVVVGGGYAGTETAACLQRLTTAAALRYPRLDARQIKWHLIDIAPKLMPELGDALGTAALEVLRGRGIEVSLGVSVAEVGAESVKFTDGRVLPCRTLIWTAGVAASPLIGTLDAETVRGRIAVTAEMRVPQFEGVFALGDAAAVPDLAKGDGAVCPPTAQHSARQGRAVAGNVIAALRNQPLEPYYHKDLGLVVDLGGKDAVSKPVGVELRGVPAQVVARGYHLMAMRTNAAKFRVGANWLLNATAGDDFVRTGLLARQPARLRDFEYTDAYLTKDQVKAHAQALLAKG, encoded by the coding sequence ATGGAACGACCCCGGATCCTGATCGTGGGCGGCGGCTTCGCCGGGCTGGAGTGCGCGCGCCGCCTGGAGCGCAAGCTCTCTCCCTCGGAGGCGGAGATCTCCCTGGTCACGCCGTTCAGCTATCAGCTGTACCTGCCACTGCTGCCGCACGTGGCGGCCGGCGTGCTCACCCCGCAGTCGGTGGCCGTCTCGCTGCGCCGGACGCTGCGGCGCACCCACATCGTCCCCGGCGGCGCGATCGGCGTCGATCCCGGCTCCAAGGTGTGCGTGGTGCGCAAGATCACCGACGAGGTGGTGGCGCTGAAGTACGACTACCTGGTCCTCGCGCCCGGCAGCGTCACCCGCACCTTCGACATCCCCGGCCTGACGGACTACGCGCGCGGGATGAAGACGCTCGCCGAGGCGACCTACGTCCGTGACCACGTGATCGCCCAACTCGACCTCGCCTCGGCCACCGTGGACCAGCGCGAGCGCGAGTCCCGGCTCCAGTTCGTGGTGGTCGGCGGCGGCTACGCCGGCACCGAGACCGCCGCCTGCCTGCAGCGGCTCACCACCGCGGCCGCCCTCCGCTACCCGCGGCTGGACGCCCGGCAGATCAAGTGGCACCTGATCGACATCGCCCCGAAGCTGATGCCCGAACTCGGCGACGCGCTCGGCACCGCCGCGCTGGAGGTACTGCGCGGGCGCGGCATCGAGGTGTCGCTGGGCGTCTCGGTGGCCGAAGTCGGCGCGGAGTCGGTCAAGTTCACCGACGGCCGGGTACTGCCCTGCCGGACGCTGATCTGGACGGCGGGCGTCGCGGCCAGCCCGCTGATCGGCACCCTCGACGCCGAGACCGTGCGGGGCCGGATCGCGGTGACGGCGGAGATGCGCGTGCCGCAGTTCGAGGGTGTGTTCGCGCTCGGCGACGCGGCCGCCGTGCCCGACCTCGCCAAGGGCGACGGCGCGGTCTGCCCGCCGACCGCCCAGCACTCGGCCCGCCAGGGCCGGGCGGTGGCAGGCAACGTGATCGCCGCGCTCCGCAACCAGCCCCTGGAGCCCTACTACCACAAGGACCTGGGCCTGGTCGTGGACCTCGGCGGCAAGGACGCCGTCTCCAAGCCGGTCGGCGTGGAACTGCGCGGCGTGCCGGCGCAGGTGGTGGCGCGCGGATACCACCTGATGGCGATGCGCACCAACGCCGCCAAGTTCCGGGTCGGCGCCAACTGGCTGCTCAACGCGACCGCCGGCGACGACTTCGTCCGCACCGGGCTCCTGGCCCGCCAGCCCGCCCGACTGCGCGACTTCGAGTACACCGACGCCTATCTGACGAAGGATCAGGTGAAGGCGCACGCCCAGGCCCTGCTCGCCAAGGGCTGA
- a CDS encoding dienelactone hydrolase family protein, which translates to MPDQHGSRQNVVFPSNGREAHGYLARPPQGLGPGLVVVQEWWGLTPYLAGVADRFAAEGFTVLAPDLFGGATTHDSAEAARLKRELPVEQAVRDLRGAVDHLLGLDGVVGDAVGVVGFCMGGGFALLLAAAEGDRVAAAVPFYGLPPDPDFEYRGLTAHVLGHFGEHDRSIPMAAVDEAATRIGEATDIRPEIHFYPAGHAFMNEENPLGTYDPLQARAAWQRTLSFLRGHLG; encoded by the coding sequence ATGCCCGACCAGCACGGCTCCCGGCAGAACGTCGTCTTCCCGAGCAACGGCCGCGAGGCCCACGGGTACCTGGCCCGCCCGCCGCAGGGCCTCGGCCCCGGCCTGGTGGTGGTCCAGGAGTGGTGGGGGCTCACCCCGTACCTGGCCGGGGTCGCGGACCGGTTCGCCGCCGAGGGCTTCACCGTCCTGGCGCCGGACCTCTTCGGCGGTGCCACCACCCACGACAGCGCCGAGGCCGCCCGGCTCAAGCGCGAGCTGCCGGTCGAGCAGGCCGTCCGGGACCTGCGCGGCGCGGTCGACCACCTGCTCGGCCTGGACGGCGTGGTCGGCGACGCGGTCGGGGTGGTCGGCTTCTGCATGGGCGGCGGCTTCGCCCTCCTGCTGGCCGCCGCCGAGGGCGACCGGGTGGCCGCCGCGGTGCCGTTCTACGGCCTGCCGCCCGACCCGGACTTCGAGTACCGGGGCCTGACCGCGCACGTCCTCGGCCACTTCGGCGAACACGACCGGTCGATCCCGATGGCGGCCGTGGACGAGGCGGCGACCCGGATCGGCGAGGCCACCGACATCCGTCCGGAGATCCACTTCTACCCGGCCGGGCACGCCTTCATGAACGAGGAGAACCCGCTCGGCACCTACGACCCCCTCCAGGCCCGGGCGGCCTGGCAGCGCACCCTCAGCTTCCTCCGGGGCCACCTCGGCTGA
- a CDS encoding aminotransferase class I/II-fold pyridoxal phosphate-dependent enzyme, producing the protein MLGDYRITGRRASEIAADVEQGVSSGRLAPGTALPPLRDLAAELGVNPNTVAAAYRLLRDRGVIETAGRRGSRIRPRPAHTPRDQLRLPVPPNARDLSNGNPDPALLPDLTPALAAAAEAARRNPVRYGTPAADPGLLALAGAAFAADGLPSGPIAVASGSLDTIERILATRLRPGDAVAVEDPGWGSLLDLLPALGLRAAPVRLDDAGLLPDALADALADGARAVVVTSRAQNPTGAVLTADRAADLRAVLAGHPDVLLIEDDHGHGIVDARYHPLAGAGSAHWAVVRSAAKAYGPDLRLSVAVGDEDTIGRVLGRQRLGAGWVSHLLQCTVAELWRTDAAPAGRVAAAYRARRDALIVELAARGIGAHGASGLNVWVPVPDETTALASLVQRGWVVAPGARYRLQSPPGLRITVAELDPAQARQLADDLAAVLGTGGAGSRLI; encoded by the coding sequence GTGCTAGGAGACTATCGGATCACCGGTCGGCGTGCCAGCGAAATCGCGGCCGACGTCGAGCAGGGCGTCAGCAGTGGCCGACTGGCCCCCGGCACGGCGCTGCCGCCGCTGCGCGACCTCGCCGCCGAACTCGGCGTCAACCCCAACACCGTGGCCGCCGCCTACCGGCTGCTCCGCGACCGGGGGGTGATCGAGACCGCCGGCCGCCGCGGCAGCCGGATCCGCCCCCGGCCGGCCCACACCCCGCGCGACCAGCTCCGGCTGCCCGTCCCGCCGAACGCCCGCGACCTCTCCAACGGCAATCCCGACCCGGCACTGCTGCCCGACCTCACCCCGGCCCTCGCGGCCGCCGCCGAGGCCGCCCGCCGCAACCCGGTGCGCTACGGCACCCCGGCCGCCGACCCCGGTCTGCTCGCACTCGCCGGTGCGGCCTTCGCCGCCGACGGCCTGCCGTCCGGGCCGATCGCCGTCGCCTCCGGCTCGCTCGACACCATCGAGCGGATCCTGGCCACCCGGCTGCGCCCCGGCGACGCCGTCGCGGTCGAGGACCCGGGGTGGGGGAGCCTGCTCGACCTGCTGCCGGCGCTCGGACTGCGGGCCGCGCCGGTCCGGCTGGACGACGCGGGCCTGCTGCCCGACGCGCTGGCCGACGCGCTCGCCGACGGCGCCCGCGCGGTGGTGGTGACCAGCCGGGCGCAGAACCCCACCGGGGCGGTGCTCACCGCGGACCGGGCCGCCGACCTGCGCGCGGTGCTGGCCGGCCACCCGGACGTCCTGCTGATCGAGGACGACCACGGCCACGGCATCGTCGACGCGCGCTACCACCCGCTGGCCGGTGCCGGATCGGCGCACTGGGCGGTGGTCCGCTCGGCCGCCAAGGCCTACGGTCCGGACCTGCGGCTCTCGGTCGCGGTCGGCGACGAGGACACCATCGGCCGGGTGCTCGGGCGCCAGCGGCTCGGGGCCGGCTGGGTCAGCCATCTGCTCCAGTGCACGGTGGCCGAGCTGTGGCGCACCGACGCGGCGCCGGCCGGCCGGGTCGCCGCCGCCTACCGGGCGCGCCGGGACGCGCTGATCGTCGAACTGGCCGCGCGCGGGATCGGGGCGCACGGCGCGAGCGGGCTCAACGTCTGGGTGCCGGTGCCGGACGAGACCACCGCGCTGGCCTCCCTCGTCCAGCGGGGATGGGTGGTGGCGCCCGGCGCGCGGTACCGGCTGCAGTCCCCGCCCGGCCTGCGGATCACCGTCGCCGAGCTCGACCCGGCGCAGGCGCGGCAGCTGGCGGACGACCTGGCCGCCGTCCTCGGAACGGGCGGGGCCGGTTCGCGACTGATCTGA
- a CDS encoding FMN-binding negative transcriptional regulator gives MLIRSWDRGDEAEWRAWLAEGRDFGLLAANGGPGRGPVLVPTHFLLDAGRGEILLHLAAPNPLLAAVRDDPEVTLAVTDDYAFAPGHWRGEPGTPTSYYASVHFHATAEIVEDAAGKAEILNRQLAHFQPETPQTRVLPGDSAFGRLLPGLRGLRLTVREVRAKFKFDDKKPPAEQYALADRLAERGAGLDAGTRAQLLRRNARRQTPRP, from the coding sequence GTGCTGATCCGTTCCTGGGACCGCGGCGACGAGGCCGAGTGGCGGGCCTGGCTCGCCGAGGGGCGCGACTTCGGCCTGCTCGCCGCCAACGGCGGGCCCGGCCGGGGCCCCGTCCTCGTCCCCACCCACTTCCTGCTGGACGCCGGGCGCGGCGAGATCCTGCTCCACCTCGCCGCCCCCAACCCGCTGCTGGCCGCCGTCCGGGACGACCCCGAGGTCACCCTCGCGGTCACCGACGACTACGCCTTCGCCCCCGGCCACTGGCGCGGCGAACCCGGCACACCGACCAGCTACTACGCCTCGGTGCACTTCCACGCCACCGCCGAGATCGTCGAGGACGCGGCCGGCAAGGCGGAGATCCTCAACCGCCAGCTGGCCCACTTCCAGCCGGAGACCCCGCAGACCCGGGTGCTCCCCGGCGACAGCGCGTTCGGCCGGCTCCTGCCCGGCCTGCGCGGGCTGCGGCTGACGGTCCGCGAGGTCCGCGCCAAGTTCAAGTTCGACGACAAGAAGCCGCCGGCCGAGCAGTACGCGCTGGCCGACCGCCTCGCCGAACGCGGAGCCGGCCTGGACGCGGGCACCCGCGCGCAGCTGCTGCGCCGCAACGCCCGCCGCCAGACGCCCCGGCCGTAG
- a CDS encoding pyridoxamine 5'-phosphate oxidase family protein: protein MSTIADGEASYPRTPRTTPTRYKDRATWEREAIHAILDATYLCHLGFVADGAPVVLPTIHARVGDRLYVHGSTGSRPLRGAGGDRGLPVCVTVTLVDALVLTKSAFNHSINFRSVVAHGTAHQVTDPDELTVALDALVDQVVPGRSAEVRPANARELAATAVIRLDLDEVSAKTRADLADDDPEDLGLPHWAGIVPVTSGYGTPEPDASTTVPLPANLRDLTA from the coding sequence ATGTCGACCATAGCGGACGGCGAAGCGTCCTACCCCCGCACCCCGCGCACCACTCCCACCCGCTACAAGGACCGCGCCACCTGGGAGCGGGAGGCGATCCACGCCATCCTCGACGCCACCTACCTCTGCCACCTCGGCTTCGTCGCCGACGGCGCCCCGGTCGTACTGCCCACCATCCACGCCCGCGTCGGCGACCGACTCTACGTGCACGGCTCCACCGGCAGCCGGCCGCTGCGCGGTGCCGGGGGCGACCGGGGCCTGCCGGTCTGCGTCACCGTCACCCTGGTCGACGCGCTGGTGCTGACCAAGTCGGCGTTCAACCACTCGATCAACTTCCGCTCGGTGGTCGCCCACGGAACGGCCCACCAGGTCACCGACCCCGACGAGCTGACGGTCGCCCTCGACGCACTGGTCGACCAGGTCGTCCCCGGCCGCTCCGCCGAGGTCCGCCCGGCCAACGCCAGGGAACTCGCCGCCACCGCCGTGATCCGCCTCGACCTCGACGAGGTCTCCGCCAAGACCCGCGCCGACCTCGCCGACGACGACCCCGAGGACCTCGGCCTGCCCCACTGGGCCGGCATCGTCCCGGTCACCAGCGGCTACGGCACCCCGGAGCCGGACGCCTCCACCACCGTGCCGCTGCCCGCCAACCTCCGCGACCTGACGGCCTGA
- a CDS encoding GDSL-type esterase/lipase family protein, with product MPENRSSIIRRTTSWRGRLLTAALALPLATAMATAGLVAGTAAPARAAAGAPAAVPTGPTASVTLGDSYISGEAGRWKGNSVASGGSRAGTDRAWSGSAADPAKVYGATYASGCDRSDVAEVRSAPTVAQTQINLACSGAVAENVFRASNGGRPFKGEAPQADQLAAVARQYAVKLVTLSVGGNDLGFADVIEACVADYLVWYSYCHDEQQGEVDARMPAAMAGVGKAVDEVRAVMAGAGYAAGDYRIVLQSYPSPIPRAAEIRYPESGWSRSDTGGCPLWNGDADWARDSLVPQISRSLAGVAAAKGVQFLDLSDMLQGREVCSKATRQATSTSAPSATTSEWARFLDGGLNASQGALQESLHPNYYGQSALGRCLTLVFGKAGGNWACRNTAGQDANGMYLTAK from the coding sequence GTGCCCGAAAACCGTTCGAGCATCATCCGCAGGACCACCTCCTGGCGAGGGCGACTGCTCACCGCAGCCCTCGCACTCCCGCTGGCCACGGCCATGGCCACCGCCGGGCTCGTCGCCGGCACCGCCGCGCCGGCCCGGGCCGCCGCCGGTGCGCCCGCCGCCGTCCCCACCGGGCCGACCGCCAGCGTCACCCTCGGCGACAGCTACATCTCCGGAGAGGCCGGCCGCTGGAAGGGCAACTCCGTCGCCTCCGGCGGGAGCCGGGCCGGCACCGACCGGGCCTGGAGCGGCAGTGCGGCCGACCCGGCCAAGGTCTACGGCGCCACCTACGCGAGCGGGTGCGACCGCTCGGACGTGGCCGAGGTGCGCAGCGCGCCGACCGTGGCCCAGACCCAGATCAACCTGGCCTGCTCGGGCGCCGTCGCCGAGAACGTCTTCCGCGCCTCCAACGGCGGTCGGCCGTTCAAGGGCGAGGCCCCGCAGGCCGACCAACTCGCCGCAGTGGCACGGCAGTACGCCGTCAAACTGGTCACGCTCTCGGTCGGCGGCAACGACCTCGGCTTCGCCGACGTGATCGAGGCCTGCGTCGCCGACTACCTCGTCTGGTACTCCTACTGCCACGACGAGCAGCAGGGCGAGGTCGACGCCCGGATGCCGGCGGCGATGGCCGGGGTCGGCAAGGCGGTGGACGAGGTCCGCGCCGTGATGGCGGGCGCCGGGTACGCGGCCGGCGACTACCGGATCGTGCTCCAGTCCTACCCCTCGCCGATCCCCCGCGCCGCCGAGATCCGCTACCCGGAGAGCGGTTGGAGCCGCTCGGACACCGGCGGCTGTCCGCTCTGGAACGGTGACGCGGACTGGGCGCGGGACTCGCTGGTGCCGCAGATCTCCCGGTCGCTGGCCGGTGTCGCGGCCGCCAAGGGGGTGCAGTTCCTCGACCTGTCCGACATGCTGCAGGGGCGCGAGGTCTGCTCGAAGGCCACCCGGCAGGCCACCTCGACCAGCGCGCCGTCCGCCACCACCAGTGAGTGGGCGCGGTTCCTGGACGGCGGGCTCAACGCCTCGCAGGGCGCCCTCCAGGAGTCGCTGCACCCCAACTACTACGGGCAGTCGGCGCTCGGGCGCTGCCTGACGCTGGTGTTCGGCAAGGCGGGCGGCAACTGGGCGTGCCGCAACACGGCGGGGCAGGACGCCAACGGGATGTACCTGACCGCGAAGTAG